The Mycobacterium sp. EPa45 genomic interval GGCTGTGCGTCGAGCAAGCGCACCATCTCGGCACGCATTTCGACCTTGCGCACCTTCCCGGTGACGGTCATCGGGAACTCGTCGACCAGCCGCACATAACGCGGAATCTTGTAATGGGCCAACTTTCCGGCGGCGAACGCGCGCACGCCGTCGGCGTCGAGGTGCGCGCTGCCCGGGCGCATCTTGATCCATGCGCAGATCTCCTCCCCGAACCTCGGGTCGGGTACACCGATCACCTGGACGTCGTCGATGTCGGGATGGGTGTGCAGGAATTCCTCGATCTCCCTGGGGTACACGTTTTCACCGCCGCGGATGACCATGTCCTTGATCCGGCCGACGATCGTGCAGTAGCCGTCATCGCGCATCACCGCAAGGTCGCCGGTGTGCATCCAACCGTCGTCGTCGATCGCATCGCGGGTCTTGTCCTCGTCGTTCCAATAGCCGAGCATCACCGAGTAACCGCGAGTGCAGAATTCGCCGGTCGCACCGCGTTCGACCAGCGTGCCGGTCTCAGGGTCGACGACTTTGATCTCGACGTGCGGATGCGCGCGGCCGACGGTGGCGGTGCGCCGCTCGAGGTCGTCGTCGTGCAACGTTTGGCACGACACCGGTGAGGTCTCGGTCATGCCGTAGGCGATTGACACCTCCGCCATGTTCAAGGTGTCGACGCACCGCTTCATGATCTCCACCGGGCATGGGGCGCCCGCCATGATGCCGGTGCGCAGCGACGAGACGTCGCGGTGGGCCAGGTCCGGATGCCCGAGCATCGCAATGAACATCGTCGGTACCCCGTACAGCGCTGTGCAGCGCTCCTGTTCCACCGCGGCCAGTGCCGCGGCGGGATCGAAGCCGGCCGACGGGATCACCATCGTCGCCCCGTGAGTGGTGCAACCGAGGTTGCCCATCACCATGCCGAAGCAATGGTAGAAGGGAACCGGGATGCACAGCCGGTCGCCCCGGCCGAAGTTGATCAGATCTGTGACGAAGAATCCGTTGTTGAGGATGTTGCGGTGCGACAGCACCGCGCCCTTCGGTGATCCCGTTGTGCCGGAGGTGTATTGGATGTTGATCGGATCCGATGGGGTCAGCGAGTTCATCCGGGAGCGCAACTGGTCGGCGGGCAGGTTCTCGCCGCGTTGGCGCAGCGCCTCCCAGTCAGACGAGTCCAGGAATACGACTTCGGCCAGATCGGGTAGCTCGGGCCGTACTTCGGCTACCATGCTGCGGTAGTCGGATGACTTGAATTCACTGGTGGACAGGAGCATTCGGACACCGGCGTGCCGCAGTACGAAGGCGAGTTCGTGTGTGCGGTAGGCGGGATTGATCGTCACCAGGATCGCACCGACCTTCGCGGTGGCGTACTGCACGATGGTCCATTCAGCGCAGTTCGGCGCCCAGATGCCGACCCGATCCCCCTTGCCGATACCCGAGGCGATCAACCCTCGTGCCACCCAGTCGATCTCGCGATTCAGCTCGGCATAGCTCCACCGCCGGCCGGTGGAAACCTCGACCAGTGCATCGACGTCGGGGTATGCCGCCGCCGTTCGTTCGAAGTTCGCGCCGATCGTCTCGTCAAGGAGCGCGTGAACATCGGGACCGGCCGCATACGACCGCGGCGCACCATGCTGTTCGCGCAATAGATTCTTCTCCACCTTGCCACTGGCGTTGCGCGGCAACTCATCGACGACGACCACGCGCCTCGGGCGTTTGTACCCGGCCAGGTGTTCGCGACAGTGCGCCTCGATCTCGGATTCGGTCGGTGGCTCGTCACGATCGCGCGCCACGATCACGGCCAGCGGAGTCTCGCCCCACGTCGGGTCCGGCACGCCGATGACCGCGACCTCGGCGATCTTCGGATGCGCTGCCAAGACGTTCTCCACCTCGGCGCTGTAGATGTTTTCTCCACCCGAAATGATCATGTCTTTCTTCCGGTCGACCACGTAGATGTAGCCGTCCTCATCCTGCCGGACGAGGTCGCCGGAATGGAACCATCCGCCATTGAAAGCGTCCGCTGTCTGGACCGGCTTGTTCCAGTACTCCGTCATCACCAGCGGTCCCTGATAGACGATCTCGCCAACCGACCCCGGTGCGACATCGTTCATATCGTCGTCGACGATGCGGGCTTCGACGTTGAGCATCGGCGTGCCGACCGAACCGATCTTGCGGACAGCGTCATCGCCGTGCAACAGGCAGGTGATGGGGCTGCACTCGGTCTGGCCGAATGCCGCGACGATCTCCGCGTGCGGGAAGGCGTCCGCCATGCTCTGCAGCAACGTGGTGGAGGCCGGGGCGGCGCCCCACCACACTCGCCGAAGGTTCGAGAGGTCCCGTTGCCGCAGCCTGTCCACCGCACAGACCATCTGCCACTGGGATGGCGTCATCCAGCAGGAGGTCACCCGCTCGCTGACGATGGTGGACACCAATGCCTCGGGGTCGAAGCCGCCCGAGGGTGGAATGACGACCGTGCCGCCGGTGAAGAACGCGGGCAACATTCCCGAGACACCCGCGGTGTGGAACAGCGGCGCCACTCCCAGCCAACGGTCGTCCACAATGTGACCGAGCGTGGCTATCGAGCTGAATGCGTGCAGATGCAGGTTGCGATGCGACAGCACGGCGCCTTTGGGAAACCCCGTGGTGCCGGAGGTGTACATGATGAAGGCAGGTGCCTGATCCCCGACGACAATCTCGACGGGTTCGTCGGAGGCGCTGTCGATGGCGGACTGGAAGTTGCCGCCGATTGTGAGCACCGAGCGCACCGATGCCGCCCGTGCCCGCTCGACGACGGCGGCCAGCGCGGCATCGACCACGACCGCCGTCGCGCCGCTGTCGGCCAACAGGTAGGCGATCTCGTCGGGCACCAGGCGGAAATTGAGTGGTACGGCGATGGCACCCAACCGTGATGTGGCAAACCAGGTCTCGACCACCTCGAGGCTGTTGAGGCCCAGTACGGCGACCCGGTCGCCGCGGCGGATCCCGCGCTGGGACAGGGCATTGGCCAACCGGGTCACCCGGGCGTCGGTCTCGCCGAAGGTGCCGCGCCGGTGGGCGTCGACGAACCCGACTCGGTCAGGGCGCACCCGGGCGTGCCTGGCGAGGACGTCGCTGAGGGTGATGCCCGTCGACGCAGAGGTCATAAGCCGGCCCGATCGGCGAGCAGCGCTCGATGGTGGCTGCTACTGCCGAACAGTGCTTCGCATGCCTTGGCTCGGCGCAGGTAGTGGTGCAGGTCGCACTCCCAGGTGAAGGCAATACCACCGTGTATCTGGATGGCGGTGTTCGCGCACAAGGTGAACGTGTCTGCGGCCTGCGCCTTCACCAACGGGGCCGCCACTGCGAGTTCGCGGGGGTCGCCGGCGCTCATCGCCGCGAACATCACCGCCACCCGGGTCGCGTCGATCTCGATCGCCATGTCCGCGCACATGTGTTTGACGGCCTGAAACGTTCCGATCGGCCGACCGAATTGTGTTCGGCTGCGGGCATACTCGACGCTGCGGGCCAGGCAGGCTTCGGCGCCGCCAAGCATCTCGGCGGCCAGCAGCACCCGCGCGATGTCCACCACCCGATTCAGATCAGCAGATGTCGCCCCGAGACGTTCCGCGTCGGCCCGCCGTAGTGTCACTTGCGCGATCGGGCGCGTGATGTCGAAAGAGGGCAGCGGCTGGACGTCGACCCCCGCGGCGCGGGCGTCGACCACGTAGAGCCCCACCTCCACCTCGGTGCGGGCCGCGATGATGAGCAGATCGGCACCGTGCCCGTGCAGAATTGGGCCGCAGATTCCGTCCAGTACAGACCGGCCGTGGTGTCGGGTTGCCGACACCGTCGCCGACGCCGGGTCGCCGACGCCGGACCCGGTGGCCGCAAACGCCGCCACACACGTTCCCCCGAGCAGGCCCGGCAGCAGGCGGCGACGCTGTTCCTCGCCACCCAAGTGCAGCACCGCATGCAACGCAAACACGTGTGACGCCACCGGAAGTGGTGCCAGGGCACGGCCGAACTCCTCGAAGACAACGGCCGATTCGACCAGTGACGCGCCGGTGCCGCCGTATTCGGGCGGCACGGTCAAGCCGGGCAATTCCAACTCCCGGCATAGTCTCGGCCAGACGCGCTCGTCACGGCCGTGCTTGGACAGGAAGTCCCGCGTCGAATCGCGCAGCGCCAGATGTTCGTCGCTATACTGAAAGTCCATGTCAGCGTGGCTCTTTCGGAAGACCAAGCAATTGTTCACCGATCACGTTGCGCTGGATCTGCGAGCTGCCCGCGTATATGGTGGCCGCCCGCGCATAGAGGAACTCATCGAGCCAGCAAGCCGCCGAATTCTGTGTGCCAGGCACCGGAATGATCAGCGCGGCACCGTTGCCCGCACCGTCCGCGCACAGCGCGTCGACACCGAGGATGTCGACGGCCAGGTCGGTGTACCGGCGAAAATACTCGCTCCACATCACCTTGTTGATGGCGGCCTCGGCACCGGGGCGGCGCCCGCTCAACAGGTTGGTCAAACCGCGGTAACCCTGATAGCGCAGTATCTGTACGCGCGAATAGCACCAGGCGAGTTCATCACGGACCAGGGGATCGCTGTGCGAGCCCCGTTCCCTGGCGAGTTGTCGTAGCCATTCCAGCCCGCGGCCGAACTCTATTGTTGCTGTGGTGATTTGGGATCCGCGTTCGAAACCGAGGACCGTCATCGCGGTCGCCCAGCCTCCACCGACCCCGCCGAGCACATCGACGGCTGCGGCGCGGGCGTCGGCAAAGAAGACTTCGGAGAACGACGCGTGCCCGGCCGCGTTGGTGATGGGACGCACGACGACGCCGGGCTGGTCGACCGGCACGAGTAGAAGCGACAGGCCCTTGTGCTTCGAGACCCCGGGATCCGTACGCGCCAGCACGAAGATCCAATTCGCCGTGGGCCCGGCCGATGTCCAGATCTTCTGGCCGTTGATGATCCATTCATCTCCGTCGAGCACCGCGGTGGTACGCACCGACGCGAGATCCGAACCCGCGTCCGGTTCAGAGAAGCCCTGGCACCAGCGGTCCTCGCCGGAGAGGATCCGCGGCAGGAAACGCCTCTTCTGTTCCTCGGTGCCCAGCGCGATCAGTGTGTTGCCCAGTAGATCGATGCCGAACATATCGTTCTCGTCGCGCTCCGGTGCGCCGCCGCGGGCGAACTCCTCGGCCAGCACCGCCTGTTCGATCACCGAAAGTCCGCCGCCGCCGTATTCGACGGGCCAGGACACGGCCACCAGGCCGCGATCGACGAGAACCTTGCGCCACCGGTGCCGGAGTTGCTCCCGCTCCTTCGGCGGCAGCGCGCCAGGCCCCGTCCAGCCGGGCGGCAGTTGCTCAGCCAGGAGCGCCCGGATCTCGTCGCGGAACGACTGTGTTTCCCGGGGATAGTCGATGTCCACCTGTGCTCCGCTTCAGGGCCGGCTTTTGGTCGCGGGCAGGATCTCCGGCGCCAGCCGCCAGTCCTCGAGCCCATACTCAGGCGTTCCGATGCCCAGCGGGTCACCGGTCAACTCAGCCCAATGCGAGTGATTGAGCTGGTGCAGGGAGAAGCACGCATCCAGGGCGGTCGAGAAACCCATGGCATCGACGGTCTGGTTGACCGACTCCTTGATCAACAGGGAGGCCACCGTCGGCACCTTGGCGATGCGCCGGGCGAATTCGATCGTGCGCTCGGAGAGCTGTTCGGTCGGGAAGACCTTGCTGACCATGCCGAGCGCGTGGGCTTCATCGGCATCTAGCGAGTCACCGGTGAGCAGTAGCTCTTTGGCCTTGCGCGGCCCGAACTCCCACGGATGACCGAAGTACTCCACCCCGCACATGCCCAGCCGGGTGCCGACCACGTCGGCGAAAATCGTGTCCTGCGCGGCGACGATGAGGTCGCAGCACCAGGTCAGCATGAGACCGGCGGACAACACCATGCCGTGTACCTCGGCGATCGTGATTTTGCGCAGATTGCGCCACCGCTTGGTGTTCTGGAAGAAGTAGTGCCACTCCTGCCGGTAGCGGGCGTCGGCACCCGTCAGCGTTCCGCCGTTGCACTGATAGGTGGGGTGCTGACCGGGGCCGGGGGAGCGTTCTCGCACGTCGTCGGAGGAGCCCAGATCGTGGCCGGCCGAGAAGCACGGGCCGGCGCCGCGCAGGATGACGACACGCACGGTGTCGTCCTCTTCGGCCAGTTCGAACGCCGTTCCGAGTTCGACGAGCATCCCCCGGTTCTGCGCGTTGCGCTGTTTCGGGCGGTCGAGCGTGATCGCCGCGATCCGGCCGTCGTCGATCACGTCGTAGCCGATGTAGTCGAAATGCTGCACGAATGCTCCCTTCCGAAGCCGGCGCCTGCCCGCTGCTGATGCAGCACGCTACGCGGGCACCTGAGGCGATGTCCATAGACAGTACGCCAATATGAAAATCTTCGGCTCGGTAAACAAGCAAGAAAAATGGTTCTTGCTTGCAATCAAGTATCTTGCTAGTACTGTGTTGTAAATCGCAGCCGACGGACTAGATGCGCTTGCTCGACCACTACCGAGAGGGTTCAAGATGGAGATCGGAATTTTCCTGATGCCGGCGCATCCGCCGGAGCGCAGCCTGTACGACGCGACCCAATGGGACCTTGACCTCATCACGCTGGCTGACGAGCTCGGTTACGTGGAGGCGTGGGTCGGAGAACACTTCACGGTGCCCTGGGAGCCGATCTGCGCGCCGGATCTTCTGCTGGCTCAGGCGCTGCTGCGCACCAAGAACATCAAGCTCGCTCCCGGCGCACATCTGCTGCCCTATCACCATCCGGTCGAGCTGGCCCATCGGGTGGCCTACTTCGATCACCTCGCGCAGGGCCGCTTCATGCTCGGTGTCGGCGCCAGCGGCATTCCGGGAGACTGGGCACTGTTCGACGTTGACGGGCAGAACGGCGAGCACCGGGAGATGACCCGCGAGGCGCTCGAGATCATGCTGAAGGTCTGGACCGAGGACAAACCGTGGGAGTTTCGCGGGAAATACTGGAATGCCAACGGAATTGCGCCGATGTTCGAAGGGCTGATGAAGCGGCACATCAAGCCCTTCCAGGCGCCGCACCCACCGATCGGAGTGACCGGATTCAGTGCCGGCTCCGAGACGCTCAAGCTGGCCGGCGAGCGCGGCTACCTGCCGATGAGTCTGGATCTCAACACCGAATACGTTGCGACGCACTGGGATGCCGTGCTGGAAGGTGCCGAGCGATCCGGCCGGACACCGGACCGGCGGGACTGGCGGCTGGTGCGCGAGGTCGTTGTCGCCGAGACCGATGAACAGGCATTCCGCTATGCCGTCGACGGCATGATGGGCCGCAATATGCGCGAGTACGTTCTACCGACGTTCCGGATGTTCGGGATGACCAAGTTCTACAAGCACAACCCGTCGGTGCCCGACGAAGACGTCACTCCGGAGTACCTGGCCGAGAACACCTTTGTGGTGGGGTCCGTCGAGACCGTGGTCGACAAGCTGGAAGCCACCTATGACCAGGTCGGCGGATTCGGCCATCTGCTGATTCTCGGTTTCGACTACCTCGACAACCCGGGCCCATGGAAGGAGTCCATGCGACTGCTGGCCGAGGAGGTCATGCCACGGCTCAATGCCCGCATCGCCAAGAAGCCCGCTTCGGCGATCGTCTGACTCGAGAACGGGAGACATGCAGGTGCCCGAGATCACCGTGCAGTATTCGGATGGAGCGCGCAAGGCGATGCCGGTGCAGCCGGACCAGTCGATCCTGGAGGCTGCCGAGGAACACGGCATCGCGATCGTCAACGAATGCCAGAGCGGGATCTGCGGGACCTGCGTAGCCACCTGCGTGGCAGGCGATTACGAGATGGGCCGCACCGAGGGGCTGTCCGAGGTCGAACGCGACGCCCGCAAGGTGTTGACGTGTTCGACCTTCCCCAAGTCCGACTGTGTGATCAGCCTGCAATACCCGGCAGATGACAACGCTGCGCGACTGGTCACCGGCACGGGCGTGGTGACGGCGGTCGAGCATGTGTCGTCGACGACGGCGCTGCTACGTATCGACGTCTCCGGGCTCGCCCCGCTGGTCTATCGGCCCGGGCAATTCGCCCAATTGCAGGTGCCGGGGACCGCCGTCTGGCGCAATTACTCGTACGCGCACCCCGCCGACGGACGCACCGAGGTGGAGTTCATTGTCCGGCTGCTGCCGCAGGGGGTGATGTCGGATTATCTACGTGCAAACGCCAAACCCGGTGACCGAATCGCGATGCGC includes:
- a CDS encoding acyl-CoA dehydrogenase family protein, giving the protein MDFQYSDEHLALRDSTRDFLSKHGRDERVWPRLCRELELPGLTVPPEYGGTGASLVESAVVFEEFGRALAPLPVASHVFALHAVLHLGGEEQRRRLLPGLLGGTCVAAFAATGSGVGDPASATVSATRHHGRSVLDGICGPILHGHGADLLIIAARTEVEVGLYVVDARAAGVDVQPLPSFDITRPIAQVTLRRADAERLGATSADLNRVVDIARVLLAAEMLGGAEACLARSVEYARSRTQFGRPIGTFQAVKHMCADMAIEIDATRVAVMFAAMSAGDPRELAVAAPLVKAQAADTFTLCANTAIQIHGGIAFTWECDLHHYLRRAKACEALFGSSSHHRALLADRAGL
- a CDS encoding acyl-CoA dehydrogenase family protein, which codes for MDIDYPRETQSFRDEIRALLAEQLPPGWTGPGALPPKEREQLRHRWRKVLVDRGLVAVSWPVEYGGGGLSVIEQAVLAEEFARGGAPERDENDMFGIDLLGNTLIALGTEEQKRRFLPRILSGEDRWCQGFSEPDAGSDLASVRTTAVLDGDEWIINGQKIWTSAGPTANWIFVLARTDPGVSKHKGLSLLLVPVDQPGVVVRPITNAAGHASFSEVFFADARAAAVDVLGGVGGGWATAMTVLGFERGSQITTATIEFGRGLEWLRQLARERGSHSDPLVRDELAWCYSRVQILRYQGYRGLTNLLSGRRPGAEAAINKVMWSEYFRRYTDLAVDILGVDALCADGAGNGAALIIPVPGTQNSAACWLDEFLYARAATIYAGSSQIQRNVIGEQLLGLPKEPR
- a CDS encoding LLM class flavin-dependent oxidoreductase, translating into MEIGIFLMPAHPPERSLYDATQWDLDLITLADELGYVEAWVGEHFTVPWEPICAPDLLLAQALLRTKNIKLAPGAHLLPYHHPVELAHRVAYFDHLAQGRFMLGVGASGIPGDWALFDVDGQNGEHREMTREALEIMLKVWTEDKPWEFRGKYWNANGIAPMFEGLMKRHIKPFQAPHPPIGVTGFSAGSETLKLAGERGYLPMSLDLNTEYVATHWDAVLEGAERSGRTPDRRDWRLVREVVVAETDEQAFRYAVDGMMGRNMREYVLPTFRMFGMTKFYKHNPSVPDEDVTPEYLAENTFVVGSVETVVDKLEATYDQVGGFGHLLILGFDYLDNPGPWKESMRLLAEEVMPRLNARIAKKPASAIV
- a CDS encoding enoyl-CoA hydratase, producing MQHFDYIGYDVIDDGRIAAITLDRPKQRNAQNRGMLVELGTAFELAEEDDTVRVVILRGAGPCFSAGHDLGSSDDVRERSPGPGQHPTYQCNGGTLTGADARYRQEWHYFFQNTKRWRNLRKITIAEVHGMVLSAGLMLTWCCDLIVAAQDTIFADVVGTRLGMCGVEYFGHPWEFGPRKAKELLLTGDSLDADEAHALGMVSKVFPTEQLSERTIEFARRIAKVPTVASLLIKESVNQTVDAMGFSTALDACFSLHQLNHSHWAELTGDPLGIGTPEYGLEDWRLAPEILPATKSRP
- a CDS encoding AMP-binding protein; amino-acid sequence: MREQHGAPRSYAAGPDVHALLDETIGANFERTAAAYPDVDALVEVSTGRRWSYAELNREIDWVARGLIASGIGKGDRVGIWAPNCAEWTIVQYATAKVGAILVTINPAYRTHELAFVLRHAGVRMLLSTSEFKSSDYRSMVAEVRPELPDLAEVVFLDSSDWEALRQRGENLPADQLRSRMNSLTPSDPINIQYTSGTTGSPKGAVLSHRNILNNGFFVTDLINFGRGDRLCIPVPFYHCFGMVMGNLGCTTHGATMVIPSAGFDPAAALAAVEQERCTALYGVPTMFIAMLGHPDLAHRDVSSLRTGIMAGAPCPVEIMKRCVDTLNMAEVSIAYGMTETSPVSCQTLHDDDLERRTATVGRAHPHVEIKVVDPETGTLVERGATGEFCTRGYSVMLGYWNDEDKTRDAIDDDGWMHTGDLAVMRDDGYCTIVGRIKDMVIRGGENVYPREIEEFLHTHPDIDDVQVIGVPDPRFGEEICAWIKMRPGSAHLDADGVRAFAAGKLAHYKIPRYVRLVDEFPMTVTGKVRKVEMRAEMVRLLDAQPQ